TTTTTACCGACGCGCCGGTATTACCCGAGTTGCACATAGACGGCGCCTATTTGTCGCTTTCGGACGAAACCCCCGGGCATCTGGTGGAGACGATCAACGGGCAGACCTGGTCCGGTGTATCGCGCACTTACCTCATCACCCCGTTGATGTCTGGGGCGATGGAAATCCCCTCGTTCGAGATCACCGCCCATATCGGCGCGCAGCGCACCCCAGTCGCAGTACAGACCCAGCCGCTCGCATTGCAGGTACGCGCGCTGGTTTTGCCGGTGGGCGTGACGGAAGCGCTGATCGCCGGCTCGGTGAAGGTCACGCAGACGGTAACGCCGCAGGACGGAAGTCTGCACGTGGGCGACACGGTGACGCGGCGCGTGGAGATATCCGCGGAGGGCGCTCCCGCGATGATGTTGCCTCCCACCGCTTTCGCGCCGGTGAATGGTCTCACCCTGTATGCCGCATCGCCGGTCACGCGAGATGCTGTCGATAATCACGGCGGTTTTGTCGGTGGCAGTCGCGTGGATACCGCCAGTTACGTCATCGACCATCGCGGCCGTTACACGTTACCGCCGGTGTCGGTGCGCTGGATGGATAGCCGTACGCGCGAATGGCGCGAAACCACAGCCCCAGCGGTCCATTTCCACGCATGGTGGGGAGGCACCGATAAGCCGCGTTTTGCCCTGCCGAAAGGCGGCTTCATGCCCAGGCTGATCGGGTGGTTGTCGAGTGATGAGGGTCTTGGTGTCCTCTTGCTGGCCGTGTTGGCATGGTTTGGCTGGCGGTTCCGTGATGCATGGCAAGCTCGCTGGGCTCAATGGAAGGCATGGCGATATCGACGCCGACATTCAGAGGCCGCAGCGTTCCGCGCTGTTTCCCGACAGCGCCACACGACCTCAGCCGTGGCGCTGGCTGGAGCCGTCGACGCATGGGTTCGGCGCGCTGCGGATGATGGTGGGCCGAGCAGTGTGACGGCCTGGGCCGCTCGTTACGGCGATGCATCCCTGCAAGCGCATTGGAATGCATTGCAGGATGCGCTTTACGGGCAGAGCGCTTCGACATGGTCGGCCCCGGGTCTCATCGACGGGCTCGCGTTGGCACGGCGGCATTGGAAACACAGACAGCGATGGTGGCAGCGCCGGCCCGCATTGCCGCCACTAAACCCGACGTCTTGATCGACAGCATCGCATTCACGGCTTCATCGCGCGCGCCGGCTACCATGCCCGCGCGCGACGGTGGAAAACAGCATCCCAGGAAGGGATGCACGACATTCATACCGTAGGTATCGGAGAGAGCAGGATGGGGCGTTCCAGGAAGAGCCACGGCAAGCGCTCAGGTAAGGCAGCGGCTGCGCCATCAGCGCCCGCTGCCGCAGCGACGGCATCCGTGGCTCAGCGACGGCATGTGTGGTGGTTGCCGTTGGGTGTGGCCGTGCTGGTGCTTGTCCTGCTCGGTATCTGGTGGTCGCGTGTGCCTGCGCCGGGTGTGGCGACCACGCCGGTGGCTACGGTTACTTCGTCTTCCGCGCAGCCAACTGCCGCCTTGCCACCTTCGCACTACGTGGGCGCGCAGACATGTGCTGCATGCCACGCCAAGGAAACGCAGGCGTGGCAATCATCGCATCATGCATTGGCCATGCAGGTGGCCGATGACAAGACTGTCGCGGGTCATTTCGATGGCGCGCTGAAGCAGGACGGCTCCGTCGCAAGCTTCTTCAAGCGCGACCATGCGTATTTCGTCAAGACCGATGGGCCGGATGGCAAGCCTGGCGAGTTCGAAGTGAAGTACACCTTTGGTGTCTATCCACTCCAGCAGTATCTGGTTGCCTTTCCCGACGGCCGGCTGCGGACCTTGCGCGCGGCATGGGATGCACGTCCCGCTGCCGAAGGTGGCCAGCACTGGTTCAATCTCTATCCCGGCGAACGTATCGACGTGCACGACACCCTGCACTGGACGCGCTTGAACCAGAACTGGAACTACATGTGCGCCGACTGCCACTCCACGAACGTGCAACGCAACTACGACCTGGCCAGCAACACCTTCAAAACGAGCTGGAGTGAGATCAACGTGGCCTGCGAGGCATGCCATGGCCCGGGCTCGCGCCATCTTGAGTGGTCGAAGGCCACCGACGAGAAGAGGCGCGCCGATCCGTCGATGGGTTTGGGCATTGCGCTGGACGAACGCAAGGACACGCACTGGATTCCCAACCCAACGACCGGCAACCCGGTGCGCAGCACGCCGCTGGCATCGCATCGCGAAGTGGAAA
This genomic window from Dyella terrae contains:
- a CDS encoding BatD family protein, whose translation is MRIWWCCLLWLVVAIAHADALPPSMPPIQVRVHQEPPGSLMQGETTRIVVDLLTPDFFTDAPVLPELHIDGAYLSLSDETPGHLVETINGQTWSGVSRTYLITPLMSGAMEIPSFEITAHIGAQRTPVAVQTQPLALQVRALVLPVGVTEALIAGSVKVTQTVTPQDGSLHVGDTVTRRVEISAEGAPAMMLPPTAFAPVNGLTLYAASPVTRDAVDNHGGFVGGSRVDTASYVIDHRGRYTLPPVSVRWMDSRTREWRETTAPAVHFHAWWGGTDKPRFALPKGGFMPRLIGWLSSDEGLGVLLLAVLAWFGWRFRDAWQARWAQWKAWRYRRRHSEAAAFRAVSRQRHTTSAVALAGAVDAWVRRAADDGGPSSVTAWAARYGDASLQAHWNALQDALYGQSASTWSAPGLIDGLALARRHWKHRQRWWQRRPALPPLNPTS